The window GACCGCCTCCGCCCGCACGTCCTGCAGGTCGCACAGCAGCCGGGCCCGGTTCGGCGGCGTCGTGTTGTACGTCGCCCCGACCTCCAGCTTGTAACGCCAGCCCGAGTTGTCCGGGGTCCGCTGCATCTCGCCCGCGTGGACCTCGAACCGGCCGTCGGCCAGCACCCGCTCGGAGTCGGTCAGGTACTGCTCCACCGTGTTGTAGTACAGGCTGAAGATGACGGCCCGCTTCGGCGCCGGGATCAGCTTGACCTTGACCCGCACGATGATGCCGACCTGGCCGCCGCCCGACAGCGCCGCGTTGAACAGCTCCGTGCGCTGCGTCGCCGTCGCGGTGACCAGCTTGCCGTCACCCGTGACGATGTCGATGGACTGCACGGTGTCGCACAGCAGGCCGTACCGCTGCACCGTGCCGCCGATACCGCCGATGCTGATCGTCCCGCCGACCGAGATGTACAGGTAGTCCGGCAGCGCCGGCGGGGTCTTGCCCACCGCGAGCGTCGCGTCCGTCAGCTGACCCCACGTCACACCGGCTTCGACCACCGCGTGGTCGCTGCCGATCGACAGGATCCTCGACATGCCCTTGGCGTCGATGGAGATACCGCCCGGAACACGCGCCTGCCCGTACACCGAGTGCGACTCGATGTCGTCGCCGGTGCCGCCCTGACCGTTGACGGCGACCTTGATGCCGTTGGCACGGGCGTAGTTGACGATCTTGACGATGTCGTCCACGCCGCCCGGCCGCAGCACGGCCCACGGCTTGCTCGGGGCGCCGTCGAAGAGATGACCGAAGTCGTTGGCGAAGGCGTCGACCACACCGGGCGTCGTCTCCAGGGTGCCGACCAGGCCCGGCACCGGGACGACGTCGGAGTTCCCGGCCGCCTCGGCGGCCGTCGCCCAGGTCTGGCTCACGGCATTCCAGCCGACGACCGCGACGGCAGTGGTCGCGATCCCGCCCAGGATCCGGCGGCGGGACGGCTGGGCGGCGGTGCCCTCGGCAGTTCTGTGGGTGCTGCTCATCTTCGTACGTCTCCTACTGGTGAGGTACCGGCTTGGTGCTGCGTACCTGGGAAGCGAGCTGGTACTCGCTCAGGTCGAGGCGCTTGGTGCCCCGGCGGAAGCGCCAGGTGTACGTCGGGAAGATCGAGGTGTTGCGGCCGGCGGAGTCGAGGTACCAGCTCTTGCAGCCGCCCGACATCCAGACCGTGCCCTCCAGGTGCTTGTCGAGCTTCCGGTTGTAGGCGTCCTGCGCCTCCCGGCGGACCTCGATGCTCGACAGACCGCGCTCGGCAGCCTGCCGCAGGGAGTCCACGACGTACTGGACCTGCGCCTCGATCATCACGGTCTGCGAGGAGTGGCCCAGGGCCGTGTTCGGGCCCAGCAGCATGAACAGGTTCGGGAAGCCCGCGATGGTGGTACCGCGGTGCGCGGCCATCCCGTCCTTCCACGCCTCACGCAGCTGCACACCGTCCCGGCCCCAGATCCGGCGCGCGACCGGCCGGTCGGTGGCCTGGAAACCGGTGCCCAGGATGATGGTGTCGACCTCGCGCTCGACGCCGTCCGTGCCCACGATCGACTTCGCACGGACCTCGGCGATGCCGTCGGTGACGACCTCCACGTTCGGCTGCTGGATCGCCGGGTACCACGTGTTGGAGAACAGCAGCCGCTTGCAGGCCACCAGATAGTCGGGGGTCAGCCGCTTGCGCAGCGCCTCGTCCGCCACCGACTTCTCCAGGTGGTCACTCGCCATCTTCTGGACCTTCTCGGCGAGCTTGGGGCGCTTCCAGAAGAACGCGAGGATCTCCCGGCCCCACATGTTGAAGCCCCGCCGGAACTGCTGGTAGCCGGGCAGCGAACGCAGCATCGCGGTGTGCAGCGGGCTGTTGGCCTTGTCGGGCTTGGGGCCGATCCACGCCGGGGTGCGCTGGTACAGGTCCAGCTGCCCGACCTCGGGCTGGATCTTCGGGACGAACTGGATCGCCGAGGCGCCCGTGCCGATGACGGCGACGCGCCGGCCCGCCAGCTCGTGGTCGTGGTCCCAGTTCGAGGAGTGGAAGACCTTGCCCTCGAACTCGGCAAGGCCCTTGATGTCCGGCACGGCCGCCTCACTGAGGTAGCCCGTGCCGGTCACCAGGAACTGCGCGGTGTACTGGCCCTGCGAGGTCTCGATCCTCCAGTGCCGCTCGCCCTCGTCCCAGCGGGCGGCCTGAAGCTCGTGCCCGAACCGGATGTGCGGGCGCACGCCGAAACGGTCGGCCGTATCGCGCAGATACGCGAACAGCTCGTCCCGCGAGGCGAACGTCGACTTCCAGTTCGGGTTCCGGGCGAAGGAGAACGAGTAGAGGTGGGACATGACGTCGCACGCACACCCCGGATAGCTGTTGTCGCGCCAGGTGCCGCCGACCTCGTCGGCCCGCTCGAACACCAGGAAGTCGTCGATGCCCGACTGCAGCAGCCGGACGGCGGTGCCCAGACCCGAGAACCCGGTGCCGATGACCGCGACCCGCAGGTGCCGGGTCGGGCCGTGGCCGCCGGGACGCTTCTCGGTGCCCGTACGTGCCCCGCCGTCCTTGGCCGGTTCGAGAATGCTCGTCACGTCAACCTCCTTAACGGCGCGTGATGGTGACGCGGAAGTTGTTGAAGAACTTGTCCTCGAGGGTGTACGCGAAGATGTCGAGGTAGCGCTCGAACCGCGAGACGACCTCCTCGCCCTCCATGGCCACGGCCTCGTCCCGGCGCTCGGCCAGCAGGACCAGCCAGGCACGGCAGGCCATCGCGAACGACTCGCGCTCGTTGACGATCTCGTCGATCTCGAAGAGACCCTCCGCCGCGGCGCTCAGCTCGCTCAGGTGCGGGATGTGGCAGCCCTCGAACTCCGAGCGCTGCAGGAACTTCAGGTCGTCCAGGAGCGCCCGGTTCATCGGCAGCGCCTCGGCGGTCATGGTGTGCAGCACGAACTTCGCACCCGGGTTCAGGGCGTTCGCGACCTGCTGGAAGAAGTACCGGTAGCGCTTCGTGCGCTCCTTCGGCGGCAGGTTGGAGGAGACGAAGTGCTCCAGCGCGTTGATGCAGAACGCCGCGTCGTACTTCTCGCTGTCGTCCGCGACCTTGTAGTCGGCCCAGCTCTGGACCAGCGTGGTGATCCGCGGGTTGTCCAGGCCGGCGATGAACGCCTCCTGCGTGCGCGACAGGGTCAGGCCGACCGCCTGCTCCGCACCGTGCACGGTGGTGAGGCGGTTGAGCATGGTGCCCCAGCCGCAGCCGATGTCCAGGACGCGCCCGGTACGGCCGGCGGAGACATTGGCGAGCTCGGCGAACTTGTCGAGCTTGCGCTCCTGCGCCTCGTCGAGGGTGGCGACCAGGTCCTCGCCGTCTTCCCAGTAGCCGCCGGAGTACATCATCGTGGGGCCCAGCAGCAGCCGGTAGAAATCGTTGCTGACCTCGTAGTGGTGCCTGATCGCATCGACCTCGGGGTCCACCGACTTGGGGGCGACCGTTGTCATCCTGATCCTCTTTCCTGCGTGTCCGGCGGGCCGTGAATTTCCGAATTCGCGTCGAGAAAACCGGATGCCCCGCAAGGCGTGCGCAAGACGGCCTCCGGACACAATCCGGCGCCGTGTTGCGCGTTCCTTGCGGGGGCGCGGCTTTCATCACTCTCGAAAACCAGACACGCACTGCCGAGTTGCATTGCCGAGAGAGGACCGACCCCATGTCGCTGCCCACCATCGAAGAACTGGCGAGCCAGCTCGAGGCCGTCTCGGGTGCCGCGGAGGTCAGCCCCGACGCCCCGCTCCAGCACATCGCGGACGTCGACTCGCTGGACCTGATGGAGTGGCTGTACGGCTTCCAGAACCAGTACCCGCACATTCCGGCCGACGAGTCGCTCTTCGCCGACCTCGACGACACGACCACCCTGCGTGACGTGTACGCGAAGATCGTCGATCTCGTCCCGGCTCAGGCGTAGCGAGGGGTGACGTGACCGGCTTCGACATCACCGGGTGGGGCATGTCCGTACCCGAACGCATCGTCACCAGCGCCGAACTCGCGACACGCTTCGGCGTCGACGAGCACTGGGTCGTCAGCCGCTGCGGCATCCGCGAGCGGCGGGCGGTCGACCCGGGGCAGACCACCGCCTCCCTGGCCGTCGAGGCCGGCCGGCGCGCGCTCGAGAAGGCGGGCCTGACCGGCGCGGACATCGCCCACCTCATCGTCGCGACGGCCACGCCCGAGCAGCCGTCCCCGGCGACCTCCGCGTTCGTCCACCACGAACTGGGGATCGCGGGCAGCGCGCACGACGTCAACTCCGAGTGCGCGGGCTTCGTCTACGGGCTCGTGTCCGCCATGGCGCTGATCGCCATCGACCCCCGGCCGATCCTGCTGATCGGCTCCGACACCCACACCCTGACGGCCAACCCGGCCGACCGGGACCTGTCCATCCTCGTCGGCGACGGCGCGGGCGCCGTCGTCCTCCAGCCGGGCCCCGAGAACCGGGTCAAGGCCTGGAACCTGGGCGCCGACGGGGCCTGCACCGGCTCCCTCAAGGTCCTCGCCGGCGGCAGCCGGATGCCCACCACCCAGGAGACCCTGGACGCGGGCCTGCACTACGCGCAGATCAACGGCAACGAGATCTACCTCAACGCCGTCCGCTACACCGTCCGCACGGTCCGCGAGACGCTGGAGAGCGCCAAGGTGGACGCCGCGGACATCGACCACGTCGTACCGCACCAGGCCAACATCCGGATCATCAACTCGATCCTGTCCCACACCGGCCTGCGGCAGGAGGCTTTGATCACCAACCTCCAGAAGTACGGGAACACCGCCTCGGCGTCGATCCCGATCGCACTGACCGAGGCCCTCGAGGAGGGCCGGATCAAATCCGGTGACAAGGTCCTGCTGGCCGGCTTCGGAGCAGGCATGACCTGGGGTTCGATCCTGATGGAGTGGGGCGGTGTCGCGGCATGAGCAAGAACGGTGCGGGCGTCAGGCCCGAGTCCCCGGTCGCGCTCGTGACCGGCGCCTCGGGCGGCCTCGGCCAGGCCCTGGCGCTGGAACTGGACGCGCTGGGCTGCCGGGTCGCGGTCCACTACAACAGCTCCCGCCAGGGCGCGGAGGCCGTCCGGGAGAAACTGACCAACCCCTCGGTCCTGGTCACCGGCGACGTCGGTTCGTGGGAGGCCACCCAGGCCCTCTACGAGCGGATATCGGCCGAACTCGGCCCGGTGGACGTACTCGTCAACAACGGGGCCATCCGCAAGGACAGCCTGATGGCGATGCAGAACCCGGCCGACTGGGCCCAGGTCATCCAGACCAACCTGATCGGCTCCTTCCACACCGCCCGCGTCTCGGTCCCGTACATGCTGCGCAAGCGGTGGGGCCGGGTCATCAACATCGTGTCCCCGTCAGGCATCATCGCCACGGCCGGCCAGACCGCCTACTCGGCCTCCAAGGCGGGACTGATCGGCTTCACCCGCACCCTCGCCGCCGAATGCGGCCGGCGCGGGGTGACGGTGAACGCACTGTCCCCCGGCTTCATGATCACCGGCATGACCAACACCCTGCCGGACCGGGTCATCGAAGGCATGGAGGACAAGGCCCCGATCCCGCGGTTCGTCACGGTCGAAGAAGTCGCCCGCAGCGCCGGCCTCTTCCTCGACCAGGACTGCATGACGGGCCAGGTCATCAGCATCGACAGCGGCGTCTCCATCACCTGATCCCCCCGCCGCTCCCCGGCCCCGGCCTCCCCACCCCCACAGGGAGGCCGGGGCTCCCGTCGTCCCCGCCGACCGGGCCCGGACCCACCGGAGGACCTACGCGCACGAGGACGTACGCACCGGAGGACCTACGCACACAAGGACCCACAAGCACGAGGACGTACGCACCCGCCCGCGGGCACACGAGGGCCGCCGCCGCGCACCAGCGCAGCGGCGGCCCTTTCGCATGAGCGGATCAGGCGGCGGGGGAGGACGACATGCGGTGCGTGACGCACCCGTGCTCGGCCAGCGAGCACGGCCGGGGCACCGGCATGCGGTGATCCACCTCGAACACCCCCATCAGCACCGGGTCCAGGCAGGTCAGCGAACGCACGGCCGGCCGCGGTTCGGGCGTGCGCAGCAGCTCCAGGTACGCGGCCTCCGTCTCCGGCGCCGGATCGATGCCCAGCTCCTCCGCCAGCACCTCCCGCAACTGCTGGTAACTGCGCAGCGCCTCCGCCCGGTTGCCCGCCCGGGTATGGGCCGCCATCCGGCACCG is drawn from Streptomyces sp. NBC_01232 and contains these coding sequences:
- a CDS encoding 3-oxoacyl-ACP synthase III family protein, which codes for MTGFDITGWGMSVPERIVTSAELATRFGVDEHWVVSRCGIRERRAVDPGQTTASLAVEAGRRALEKAGLTGADIAHLIVATATPEQPSPATSAFVHHELGIAGSAHDVNSECAGFVYGLVSAMALIAIDPRPILLIGSDTHTLTANPADRDLSILVGDGAGAVVLQPGPENRVKAWNLGADGACTGSLKVLAGGSRMPTTQETLDAGLHYAQINGNEIYLNAVRYTVRTVRETLESAKVDAADIDHVVPHQANIRIINSILSHTGLRQEALITNLQKYGNTASASIPIALTEALEEGRIKSGDKVLLAGFGAGMTWGSILMEWGGVAA
- a CDS encoding FAD-binding protein, which produces MSSTHRTAEGTAAQPSRRRILGGIATTAVAVVGWNAVSQTWATAAEAAGNSDVVPVPGLVGTLETTPGVVDAFANDFGHLFDGAPSKPWAVLRPGGVDDIVKIVNYARANGIKVAVNGQGGTGDDIESHSVYGQARVPGGISIDAKGMSRILSIGSDHAVVEAGVTWGQLTDATLAVGKTPPALPDYLYISVGGTISIGGIGGTVQRYGLLCDTVQSIDIVTGDGKLVTATATQRTELFNAALSGGGQVGIIVRVKVKLIPAPKRAVIFSLYYNTVEQYLTDSERVLADGRFEVHAGEMQRTPDNSGWRYKLEVGATYNTTPPNRARLLCDLQDVRAEAVIEDVTFRDYMFRLDAYEAYLKEGGHWYTPKPWLSMFLPASKTKQFMKLVEQELDANSLGGGFLLFYPFFSSKIKRPLAMMPNESVVYLFDLLRFPNPGEPNIQGMIDQNRRLYDIAVGLGAKRYLVGSIPMSGADWKKHFGNRWTGFVNAKNKFDPNNIFTPGQGFFA
- a CDS encoding SDR family NAD(P)-dependent oxidoreductase, producing MSKNGAGVRPESPVALVTGASGGLGQALALELDALGCRVAVHYNSSRQGAEAVREKLTNPSVLVTGDVGSWEATQALYERISAELGPVDVLVNNGAIRKDSLMAMQNPADWAQVIQTNLIGSFHTARVSVPYMLRKRWGRVINIVSPSGIIATAGQTAYSASKAGLIGFTRTLAAECGRRGVTVNALSPGFMITGMTNTLPDRVIEGMEDKAPIPRFVTVEEVARSAGLFLDQDCMTGQVISIDSGVSIT
- a CDS encoding class I SAM-dependent methyltransferase; protein product: MTTVAPKSVDPEVDAIRHHYEVSNDFYRLLLGPTMMYSGGYWEDGEDLVATLDEAQERKLDKFAELANVSAGRTGRVLDIGCGWGTMLNRLTTVHGAEQAVGLTLSRTQEAFIAGLDNPRITTLVQSWADYKVADDSEKYDAAFCINALEHFVSSNLPPKERTKRYRYFFQQVANALNPGAKFVLHTMTAEALPMNRALLDDLKFLQRSEFEGCHIPHLSELSAAAEGLFEIDEIVNERESFAMACRAWLVLLAERRDEAVAMEGEEVVSRFERYLDIFAYTLEDKFFNNFRVTITRR
- a CDS encoding flavin-containing monooxygenase, which encodes MTSILEPAKDGGARTGTEKRPGGHGPTRHLRVAVIGTGFSGLGTAVRLLQSGIDDFLVFERADEVGGTWRDNSYPGCACDVMSHLYSFSFARNPNWKSTFASRDELFAYLRDTADRFGVRPHIRFGHELQAARWDEGERHWRIETSQGQYTAQFLVTGTGYLSEAAVPDIKGLAEFEGKVFHSSNWDHDHELAGRRVAVIGTGASAIQFVPKIQPEVGQLDLYQRTPAWIGPKPDKANSPLHTAMLRSLPGYQQFRRGFNMWGREILAFFWKRPKLAEKVQKMASDHLEKSVADEALRKRLTPDYLVACKRLLFSNTWYPAIQQPNVEVVTDGIAEVRAKSIVGTDGVEREVDTIILGTGFQATDRPVARRIWGRDGVQLREAWKDGMAAHRGTTIAGFPNLFMLLGPNTALGHSSQTVMIEAQVQYVVDSLRQAAERGLSSIEVRREAQDAYNRKLDKHLEGTVWMSGGCKSWYLDSAGRNTSIFPTYTWRFRRGTKRLDLSEYQLASQVRSTKPVPHQ